One Streptomyces sp. NBC_00223 genomic window carries:
- a CDS encoding S1C family serine protease, translating to MSGSLIARTRVVPSAAVLCAAALLVAGCSSSGSEASRTSTAPGAEAPAAVTASNGGDALQSAYQNTVRNVLPSVVQINTDQDLGSGVIYDAKGDIVTNAHVIGNAKSFVVSLATGGRPLAAKLVSTFPANDLAVIRLSSVPSGLKPASFGDSGKVGVGEIVLAMGNPLGLSSSVTQGIVSATGRTVSEGKSDSGGGGGAGATIPDMVQTSAAINPGNSGGALVDLNNQVIGIPTLAATDPQLGSGAAPGIGFAIPSSTVKRIADQIIKNGKVTNSGRAALDVTVRGVVGGAFQPAGVAIVSVVKGGAAAKAGLKAGDVIMKVGSTRITTLQSLTETLAAYKPGQVVKVSYDRDGTAKSTKVTLGSL from the coding sequence ATGAGTGGATCACTTATCGCCCGTACGCGTGTGGTGCCGTCCGCGGCCGTGCTGTGCGCGGCCGCGCTGCTCGTCGCCGGTTGCAGCTCGTCCGGCTCCGAGGCGTCCCGGACGTCGACGGCCCCGGGGGCCGAGGCCCCCGCCGCCGTCACGGCCTCCAACGGGGGCGACGCGCTCCAGAGCGCGTATCAGAACACGGTCAGGAACGTGCTGCCGTCGGTCGTGCAGATCAACACCGACCAGGACCTCGGGTCCGGTGTGATCTACGACGCCAAGGGCGACATCGTCACGAACGCGCATGTCATCGGCAACGCGAAGTCGTTCGTGGTGTCGCTGGCCACGGGCGGCAGGCCCCTCGCCGCGAAGCTGGTGTCCACCTTCCCCGCGAACGACCTGGCGGTGATTCGCCTCTCTTCTGTGCCGAGCGGATTGAAACCCGCGAGTTTCGGCGATTCAGGGAAGGTCGGCGTCGGCGAGATCGTGCTCGCGATGGGTAACCCGCTGGGGCTGTCCAGCAGCGTGACACAGGGCATCGTGTCGGCGACCGGCCGTACGGTCAGCGAGGGGAAGTCCGACAGCGGCGGGGGCGGCGGGGCCGGGGCGACCATCCCCGACATGGTGCAGACGTCCGCGGCGATCAACCCGGGCAACAGCGGGGGCGCGCTGGTCGACCTGAACAATCAGGTGATCGGAATTCCCACCCTGGCGGCGACCGACCCGCAGCTCGGCAGCGGGGCCGCGCCGGGGATCGGTTTCGCGATCCCCTCCTCGACGGTGAAGCGGATCGCCGACCAGATCATCAAGAACGGCAAGGTGACGAACTCCGGGCGCGCGGCGCTCGACGTGACCGTGCGGGGCGTGGTGGGCGGTGCGTTCCAGCCCGCCGGGGTGGCGATCGTGTCCGTCGTCAAGGGCGGCGCGGCGGCCAAGGCCGGGCTCAAGGCGGGTGACGTGATCATGAAGGTGGGCAGTACGCGGATCACGACACTCCAGTCGCTGACGGAGACGCTGGCGGCGTACAAGCCGGGGCAGGTCGTGAAGGTGTCCTACGACCGGGACGGCACGGCCAAGTCGACGAAGGTCACGCTGGGTTCGCTGTAG
- a CDS encoding methyltransferase domain-containing protein, producing the protein MAKLGGLRNTVRQELVARQLDEQLALHFPQPAGAHARRRLRVLDIGPGQGTQALRLARAGHVVTGLEPDAAMLSALRAAVAVEPADVRERFVVLRGDGRETGRHFGPACFDVVLCHGVLMYVPDPEPMLAALARVLAPGGMLSLLVRNGDALAMRPGLLGDWAGAVEAFGSDAYTNRLGLATRADRREPLTATLDGIGVPLRAWYGVRVFTDAASDRARAPRDSRELGVLLDAEERAGRTDPYRGVAALLHLCGVRG; encoded by the coding sequence CTGGCGAAGCTCGGCGGGCTGCGGAACACCGTCCGCCAGGAGCTGGTCGCCCGGCAGCTCGACGAACAGCTCGCACTCCACTTCCCGCAGCCCGCCGGTGCCCATGCCCGGCGGCGGCTGCGGGTGCTCGACATCGGCCCCGGCCAGGGCACGCAGGCGCTGCGGCTGGCCCGCGCGGGCCATGTGGTGACCGGACTCGAACCGGACGCGGCCATGCTCAGTGCCCTGCGGGCGGCGGTGGCGGTCGAGCCGGCGGACGTACGCGAACGTTTTGTCGTCCTGCGGGGCGACGGCCGCGAGACCGGGCGGCACTTCGGGCCCGCCTGCTTCGACGTCGTGCTCTGCCACGGCGTGCTGATGTACGTACCCGATCCCGAACCGATGCTGGCCGCGCTCGCGCGCGTGCTCGCGCCCGGCGGGATGCTGTCGCTGCTCGTACGGAACGGTGACGCGCTCGCCATGCGGCCCGGGCTGCTCGGGGACTGGGCGGGCGCGGTGGAAGCGTTCGGCTCGGACGCGTACACGAACCGGCTGGGGCTGGCGACGCGGGCGGACCGGCGGGAGCCGTTGACGGCGACGCTGGACGGGATCGGGGTGCCGTTGCGGGCGTGGTACGGGGTGCGGGTCTTTACGGACGCGGCTTCGGATCGGGCGCGGGCGCCGCGGGATTCGCGGGAGCTGGGCGTCTTGCTCGACGCGGAGGAGAGGGCGGGGCGGACGGATCCCTACCGGGGGGTGGCGGCGTTGTTGCATCTTTGTGGGGTACGGGGCTAA
- the sigJ gene encoding RNA polymerase sigma factor SigJ — protein sequence MTTRSGPGQGRPDPGLDAIMSERRQLINVAYRLLGSLAEAEDAVQETYARWYAMSPRQRDAIASPGAWLTTVASRICLNLLGSARARRETYVGEWIPEPLPERTEWIDGRPGGATADPADRVTLDESVNLAFLVVLESMTPAERVAFILHDVFCHSFAEVAEIVGRTPAACRQLASSARRRIRASRPSSTPAAQRAGIVRDFKQAWEAKDIDALIGLLDPDATATADGGGLATTFLHPIEGGERIAHAWIEIARRKPVDMTFLERTVNGQPGLVAQQDGVTVTVFAFDIAAPRITHIWVIRNPQKLHPWTPR from the coding sequence ATGACCACCCGATCCGGGCCGGGACAGGGCCGGCCCGATCCGGGCCTGGACGCGATCATGAGCGAGCGGCGCCAGCTGATCAATGTCGCCTACCGGCTCCTGGGCTCCCTGGCCGAGGCCGAGGATGCCGTCCAGGAGACGTACGCCCGCTGGTACGCCATGTCCCCGCGGCAGCGGGACGCCATCGCATCCCCCGGCGCCTGGCTGACGACGGTCGCCAGCCGCATCTGCCTCAACCTGCTCGGCTCGGCACGGGCCCGGCGGGAGACCTACGTGGGCGAATGGATCCCCGAGCCGCTGCCCGAACGTACGGAGTGGATCGACGGGCGGCCGGGCGGAGCCACGGCCGACCCGGCCGACCGGGTCACCCTGGACGAGTCGGTCAACCTGGCGTTCCTGGTCGTACTCGAATCGATGACCCCGGCCGAACGCGTCGCGTTCATCCTCCACGACGTCTTCTGCCACTCCTTCGCCGAAGTGGCCGAGATCGTCGGCCGTACGCCGGCGGCCTGCCGCCAGCTGGCCTCCTCGGCCCGCCGCCGTATCCGGGCCTCGCGGCCCTCCTCGACTCCGGCGGCCCAGCGCGCCGGCATCGTCAGGGACTTCAAGCAGGCGTGGGAGGCCAAGGACATCGACGCCCTCATCGGCCTGCTCGACCCCGACGCCACGGCGACGGCCGACGGCGGCGGCCTCGCGACGACCTTCCTGCACCCCATCGAAGGCGGCGAGCGGATCGCCCACGCCTGGATCGAGATCGCCCGCCGGAAGCCCGTCGACATGACGTTCTTGGAACGCACGGTCAACGGCCAGCCCGGCCTGGTGGCCCAGCAGGACGGCGTCACCGTGACAGTCTTCGCGTTCGACATCGCGGCCCCCCGAATCACACACATCTGGGTGATCCGCAACCCCCAAAAACTCCACCCCTGGACCCCGCGCTAA
- a CDS encoding PspA/IM30 family protein, translating to MSGVMKRMGMIFRAKANKALDRAEDPRETLDYSYQKQLELLQKVRRGVADVATSRKRLELQLTELQKKSATYEDQGRKALALGREDLAREALSRRAALQQQVTDLETQHTQLQGEEEKLTLASQRLQAKVDAFRTKKETIKATYTAAQAQTQIGEAFSGISEEMGDVGMAIQRAEDKTEQLRARAGALDELMASGALDDPSGLAKDDIQAELDRLSGGSDVELELQRMKAELAGGSGSQQAIEGGQGQGGTKAQGQPQDTPRFDKQ from the coding sequence ATGAGCGGTGTCATGAAGCGGATGGGAATGATCTTCCGCGCGAAGGCCAACAAGGCCCTGGACAGGGCCGAGGACCCGCGCGAGACGCTCGACTACTCGTACCAGAAGCAGCTGGAGCTGCTGCAGAAGGTGCGCAGGGGCGTTGCGGACGTGGCCACGTCCCGCAAGCGGCTCGAATTGCAGCTCACCGAGTTGCAGAAGAAGTCGGCGACCTACGAGGACCAGGGCCGCAAGGCGCTCGCGCTCGGCCGGGAGGATCTGGCCCGCGAGGCGCTGTCGCGCCGTGCCGCGCTCCAGCAGCAGGTCACTGACCTGGAGACGCAGCACACCCAGCTCCAGGGCGAGGAGGAGAAGCTCACGCTCGCCTCCCAGCGCCTCCAGGCCAAGGTGGACGCCTTCCGTACGAAGAAGGAGACCATCAAGGCCACCTACACGGCGGCCCAGGCGCAGACCCAGATCGGCGAGGCCTTCTCCGGCATCTCGGAGGAGATGGGCGACGTCGGCATGGCGATCCAGCGGGCCGAGGACAAGACCGAGCAGCTGCGGGCCCGTGCGGGCGCGCTGGACGAGCTGATGGCGTCCGGTGCCCTGGACGACCCGAGCGGTCTGGCCAAGGACGACATCCAGGCGGAGCTGGACCGGCTCTCCGGCGGCAGCGACGTCGAGCTGGAGCTCCAGCGGATGAAGGCGGAGCTGGCCGGCGGCAGTGGCTCCCAGCAGGCCATCGAGGGCGGCCAGGGCCAGGGCGGCACGAAGGCCCAGGGCCAGCCGCAGGACACCCCCAGGTTCGACAAGCAGTAG
- a CDS encoding adenosylcobinamide-GDP ribazoletransferase yields MNETAPPLSPLDALRFAFGTLTVLPVKVTRWDRTAARGGMAFAPLVGLVVGLFAAIAASVLVAMGANGLLAGVAAVAVPAVLTRGLHLDGLADTADGLGSGAPAEGALRIMKQSDIGPFGVMTLVLVLLGQAAAVGACYGHGWVYGGTAVLVAAVAGRTGMTLACRSGIPAARPGGLGASVAGAVPASAAWVTAAGIAALGAAAGAPFGGLTAVRGLVAVGAGLLCGEGLLRRCRRRFGGVTGDVFGAVCEAGVTAALVVLALRGGG; encoded by the coding sequence GTGAACGAAACCGCTCCCCCGCTCTCCCCGCTCGACGCCCTGCGGTTCGCCTTCGGAACGCTCACCGTGCTGCCGGTGAAGGTCACCCGCTGGGACCGGACGGCCGCGCGCGGCGGAATGGCGTTCGCACCCCTGGTCGGCCTGGTCGTCGGCCTTTTCGCGGCAATAGCGGCGAGCGTCCTCGTCGCCATGGGTGCGAACGGGCTGCTCGCGGGGGTCGCCGCCGTGGCCGTACCGGCGGTGCTGACCCGGGGTCTGCATCTGGACGGGCTGGCCGACACGGCCGACGGCCTCGGCAGCGGTGCCCCCGCCGAGGGCGCGCTGCGCATCATGAAGCAGTCGGACATCGGGCCGTTCGGGGTGATGACGCTCGTCCTCGTCCTGCTCGGCCAGGCCGCGGCCGTGGGGGCGTGCTACGGGCACGGGTGGGTCTACGGCGGAACGGCCGTACTGGTCGCGGCCGTCGCGGGACGTACGGGGATGACGCTGGCGTGCCGGTCCGGGATACCCGCCGCGCGGCCCGGGGGGCTGGGGGCCTCGGTCGCGGGGGCCGTTCCCGCCTCGGCCGCCTGGGTGACCGCCGCGGGGATCGCCGCCCTGGGCGCGGCGGCGGGAGCGCCGTTCGGGGGACTCACCGCCGTACGGGGGCTGGTCGCCGTGGGGGCCGGACTGCTGTGCGGCGAGGGGCTGTTGCGGCGGTGCCGCCGGCGCTTCGGCGGAGTGACGGGCGATGTGTTCGGCGCGGTGTGCGAGGCGGGGGTGACCGCCGCGCTGGTCGTCCTGGCCCTGCGCGGGGGCGGTTGA
- a CDS encoding bifunctional adenosylcobinamide kinase/adenosylcobinamide-phosphate guanylyltransferase: protein MELTLLGTGGPEGLPLPHCPCAACALAVGAGARAATSVLVDGVVLLDLTPGLALAAARAGESLGGLRLVLLTHPHDGPAVEIPPGIPAPARVADGQRLPLLTGHRVRSVAVDAPGTGYEIESPDGTRALYLPPGCAPAGLGASERAEAPYDLVLLDVVDRPDALARLRAAGAVAGTTDVVAVHLGHDAPPRPELARRLAALGARAVADGTTLVAGDYQEVPDVPRRTLVLGGARSGKSAEAERRLAAFPDVLYVATGGTREGDTDWARRVALHRDRRPAGWRTEETYELLPLLREGGGAPLLIDCLGLWLTRVMDEEGAWGAEPGLSLARVRGRVDELVATWRATRRTVVAVSNEVGSGVVPETVSGRRFRDELGRLNAGISAESEVVLLVVAGNVVRLRP, encoded by the coding sequence GTGGAACTGACTCTCCTCGGCACCGGCGGCCCCGAGGGCCTGCCCCTGCCGCACTGCCCCTGCGCGGCCTGCGCGCTCGCCGTGGGCGCCGGTGCGCGCGCGGCGACCTCGGTCCTGGTCGACGGTGTCGTACTCCTCGACCTCACCCCCGGCCTCGCGCTCGCCGCGGCCCGCGCCGGGGAGAGCCTGGGCGGGCTACGGCTGGTGCTGCTCACGCACCCCCACGACGGTCCGGCCGTCGAGATCCCGCCCGGTATCCCGGCGCCCGCGCGCGTGGCCGACGGGCAGCGGCTGCCGCTGCTCACCGGCCACCGGGTGCGGTCGGTGGCCGTGGACGCGCCGGGCACGGGATACGAGATCGAGTCGCCCGACGGTACGCGTGCCCTGTATCTGCCGCCGGGGTGCGCCCCCGCGGGCCTGGGCGCGTCGGAGCGGGCGGAGGCGCCGTACGACCTCGTGCTGCTCGACGTGGTCGACCGCCCCGACGCCCTTGCCCGGCTGCGGGCGGCCGGGGCGGTGGCCGGTACGACGGACGTGGTCGCCGTCCACCTCGGCCACGACGCTCCCCCGCGGCCCGAACTCGCGCGGCGGCTCGCGGCGTTGGGCGCGCGGGCGGTGGCGGACGGTACGACGCTGGTGGCCGGTGACTACCAGGAGGTGCCGGACGTGCCGCGGCGCACGCTGGTGCTCGGCGGAGCGCGTTCGGGCAAGTCCGCCGAGGCGGAACGGCGGCTCGCGGCCTTCCCCGACGTGCTGTACGTGGCGACCGGCGGCACCCGTGAGGGTGACACGGACTGGGCGCGGCGGGTGGCGCTGCACCGGGACCGGCGGCCGGCGGGGTGGCGTACGGAGGAGACGTACGAACTGCTGCCGCTGCTGCGCGAGGGGGGCGGGGCGCCGCTGCTCATCGACTGCCTCGGGCTGTGGCTGACGCGGGTGATGGACGAGGAGGGGGCGTGGGGCGCGGAGCCGGGCCTGTCGCTCGCGCGGGTGCGGGGTCGGGTGGACGAGTTGGTCGCCACCTGGCGTGCCACGCGGCGGACGGTGGTGGCCGTCTCGAACGAGGTGGGGTCGGGCGTGGTGCCCGAGACCGTCTCGGGGAGGCGGTTCCGCGACGAGTTGGGACGGTTGAACGCGGGGATCTCCGCCGAGTCGGAGGTCGTCCTGCTGGTGGTGGCGGGAAACGTGGTGCGGCTGCGGCCGTGA
- a CDS encoding DUF3043 domain-containing protein, with translation MFRRRSEDEQASSSTAVLDEQPRDPQAPKGRPTPKRNEAQTQRRKAVVAPTDRKAAGKQARETRRLAMAKQREALANGDERHLPVRDKGPVRKFARDYVDSRARVAEFFLPLAVLILVMSIIGSMQSLSLLLWLIVIVAIVVDSLVTGLRLRSELHKRFEGKNTKGAVAYGLMRTLQMRRLRLPKPQVERGTKL, from the coding sequence GTGTTCCGACGTCGTTCCGAAGATGAGCAGGCTTCCTCCAGCACCGCGGTCCTGGACGAACAGCCCCGTGACCCGCAGGCTCCCAAGGGTCGTCCCACTCCCAAGCGCAACGAGGCGCAGACGCAGCGGCGCAAAGCCGTGGTCGCGCCGACCGACCGCAAGGCGGCCGGCAAGCAGGCCCGTGAGACCCGCCGGCTGGCGATGGCCAAGCAGCGCGAGGCCCTGGCCAACGGCGACGAGCGCCACCTGCCCGTTCGCGACAAGGGTCCGGTGCGCAAGTTCGCCCGCGACTACGTGGACTCCCGGGCCCGGGTGGCCGAGTTCTTCCTGCCGCTGGCCGTACTGATCCTGGTCATGAGCATCATCGGCTCGATGCAGAGCCTGTCGCTGCTGCTGTGGCTGATCGTGATCGTGGCGATCGTCGTCGACTCGCTCGTGACGGGGCTGCGGCTGCGGTCGGAGCTGCACAAGCGGTTCGAGGGCAAGAACACGAAGGGTGCGGTCGCGTACGGCTTGATGCGTACGCTTCAGATGCGCAGGCTGCGGCTGCCGAAGCCGCAGGTCGAGCGCGGCACCAAGCTCTGA
- a CDS encoding leucyl aminopeptidase: MTSLTLSTSSAAASRAESVVVGVAKGPKGPRLAPGADSVDAAFDGKLAATLETVGATGTEGEVTKLPAPAGVKAAVVLAVGLGELPEDGEPYDAEALRKAAGAAARALSGSKKAVFALPAGTPDEVEAVATGALLGAYAFTTYQAEGGKSPLGEVVVSSAKGRDKKHKAAAERATAVAAEVNRARDLINMPPNDLTPKAFAAAVQAAGKEFGLKVEVLDEKALAKGGYGGILGVGQGSATPPRLVRVAYTHPDANRTLAFVGKGITYDSGGISLKPAGHNETMKCDMSGAAAVFAAVVATAKLGLAVNVTGWLALAENMPGGGATRPGDVLRMYSGKTVEVLNTDAEGRLVLADALTRASEETPDAIVDVATLTGAMVLALGTGRFGIMANDDEFRGAVHSAALAEGEDSWPMPLPAQLRPSFDSPTADIANMGVRPGGGLIAGLFLQEFVAEGITWAHLDIAGPAFHEGAPFGYTPKGGTGTAVRTLVALARRTATGELL; this comes from the coding sequence GTGACTTCTCTGACACTCAGCACCTCCTCCGCCGCAGCGTCGCGTGCGGAATCCGTCGTCGTCGGCGTGGCCAAGGGCCCCAAGGGCCCCCGCCTCGCGCCGGGCGCGGATTCGGTGGACGCGGCGTTCGACGGGAAGCTCGCCGCCACGCTGGAGACCGTGGGCGCCACGGGTACGGAGGGCGAGGTCACCAAGCTCCCCGCGCCGGCCGGCGTGAAGGCCGCCGTCGTACTCGCGGTCGGCCTCGGTGAACTCCCGGAGGACGGCGAGCCGTACGACGCCGAAGCGCTGCGCAAGGCCGCGGGCGCCGCGGCCCGCGCGCTCTCCGGGTCGAAGAAGGCCGTGTTCGCGCTCCCCGCCGGAACCCCGGACGAGGTGGAGGCCGTGGCCACCGGCGCGCTGCTGGGCGCGTACGCCTTCACCACCTACCAGGCCGAGGGCGGCAAGAGCCCGCTCGGCGAGGTCGTCGTCTCCAGTGCCAAGGGACGCGACAAGAAGCACAAGGCCGCCGCCGAGCGCGCGACCGCCGTGGCCGCCGAGGTCAACCGGGCCCGTGACCTGATCAACATGCCGCCGAACGACCTGACCCCGAAGGCGTTCGCCGCCGCGGTGCAGGCCGCCGGCAAGGAGTTCGGCCTCAAGGTCGAGGTGCTGGACGAGAAGGCGCTCGCCAAGGGCGGTTACGGCGGCATCCTCGGCGTCGGCCAGGGCTCGGCCACCCCGCCGCGGCTGGTCCGGGTCGCCTACACCCACCCGGACGCGAACCGTACCCTCGCCTTCGTCGGCAAGGGCATCACGTACGACTCGGGCGGCATCTCGCTCAAGCCCGCCGGGCACAACGAGACGATGAAGTGCGACATGAGCGGCGCCGCCGCCGTGTTCGCCGCGGTCGTGGCGACCGCGAAGCTCGGCCTGGCGGTCAACGTCACCGGCTGGCTCGCGCTCGCCGAGAACATGCCGGGCGGCGGCGCCACCCGCCCCGGCGACGTGCTGCGGATGTACAGCGGCAAGACCGTCGAGGTGCTCAACACCGACGCCGAGGGCCGGCTCGTACTGGCCGACGCGCTGACCCGCGCCTCGGAGGAGACCCCGGACGCGATCGTGGACGTGGCGACACTGACCGGCGCGATGGTGCTGGCGCTCGGCACCGGGCGGTTCGGCATCATGGCAAACGACGACGAGTTCCGCGGTGCGGTGCACTCCGCGGCGCTCGCCGAGGGCGAGGACTCCTGGCCGATGCCGCTGCCCGCGCAGCTGCGGCCCTCCTTCGACTCGCCGACGGCGGACATCGCGAACATGGGTGTGCGGCCGGGCGGCGGCCTGATCGCCGGGCTGTTCCTCCAGGAGTTCGTCGCCGAGGGCATCACCTGGGCGCACCTGGACATCGCGGGTCCTGCCTTCCACGAGGGCGCGCCCTTCGGCTACACCCCCAAGGGCGGCACCGGCACGGCCGTCCGCACCCTGGTCGCCCTCGCCCGCCGCACCGCCACGGGCGAGCTGCTCTAG
- a CDS encoding nicotinate-nucleotide--dimethylbenzimidazole phosphoribosyltransferase has protein sequence MTGIDLDDFGSLVERPDAGARRDSQERWEQLIGPGARLGKPAELADWLSAVQGQVPARPIARPRVLLFAADHGIAELDVSARPAGTASVLARAAIEGSAPVNVLARQYGAEVRVIDMALDCDPADLPADVTAHRVRRGSGRLDIEDALTAEEAEQAFRTGIALADEEADSGTDLVLLGDLSVGGTTVAGVLIAGLCGTDASVVTGRGSGIDDLTWMRKCAAIRDGLRRARPVLGDQLALLTAVTGADFAAMTGFLLQAAVRKMPVVLDGVVSAACALVAQRVAFRAPDWWVAAAKTGEAGQEKALDRVSLQALLDQGVQVGGGVASVLALPLLQGAAALSAELAPAPEPASTPASA, from the coding sequence GTGACCGGGATTGATCTGGACGACTTCGGCTCCCTGGTGGAGCGACCCGACGCCGGGGCGCGGCGGGACTCGCAGGAGCGCTGGGAACAACTGATCGGCCCCGGGGCCCGCCTCGGCAAGCCCGCCGAGTTGGCCGACTGGCTCTCCGCCGTGCAGGGACAGGTCCCCGCGCGGCCGATCGCCCGCCCGCGCGTCCTCCTCTTCGCCGCCGACCACGGCATCGCCGAACTGGACGTCTCGGCCCGCCCCGCCGGAACGGCCAGTGTGCTGGCCCGCGCGGCGATCGAGGGCAGCGCGCCGGTGAACGTACTCGCCCGGCAGTACGGCGCCGAGGTCCGCGTCATCGACATGGCCCTGGACTGCGACCCCGCCGACCTCCCCGCCGACGTCACCGCCCACCGGGTGCGCCGCGGTTCCGGCCGCCTCGACATCGAGGACGCGCTGACCGCCGAGGAGGCCGAGCAGGCGTTCCGTACGGGGATCGCGCTCGCCGACGAGGAGGCCGACTCCGGTACGGACCTCGTGCTGCTGGGCGACCTCAGCGTCGGCGGCACGACGGTCGCGGGCGTGCTGATCGCCGGGCTGTGCGGGACGGACGCGTCGGTCGTGACCGGGCGCGGTTCCGGTATCGACGACCTGACGTGGATGCGGAAGTGCGCGGCGATCCGCGACGGTCTGCGGCGGGCCCGGCCGGTGCTCGGCGACCAGCTCGCGCTGCTGACGGCGGTCACGGGCGCGGACTTCGCCGCCATGACGGGCTTTCTGCTCCAGGCGGCGGTACGGAAGATGCCGGTCGTCCTCGACGGAGTGGTGAGCGCGGCCTGCGCGTTGGTCGCGCAGCGGGTGGCGTTCCGGGCGCCCGACTGGTGGGTGGCGGCGGCGAAGACCGGCGAGGCCGGGCAGGAGAAGGCGCTGGACCGGGTGTCGCTCCAGGCGCTGCTCGACCAGGGCGTCCAGGTCGGCGGCGGCGTGGCATCGGTGCTGGCCCTCCCCCTGCTCCAGGGCGCGGCCGCGCTCTCCGCCGAACTGGCCCCGGCCCCGGAGCCCGCGTCCACGCCTGCCTCGGCGTGA
- a CDS encoding LUD domain-containing protein: MTTPTPTTPFADPAPAQRVERAAAALAAHGFTVEILDDVAAARTRVRDLIPEGASVFTGASETLRLSGIDGDINAGGRYQAIKPRVLAMDRAKDADDIRRLLAGPDVVVGSVAAVTETGSLVVASGSGSQLPAYAGGAARAIWIVGAQKVVPDLDTALRRVEEHCLPLENVRTQKAYGWPSAVNRLLVLNGEYQPGRGTVLLLREAIGF, encoded by the coding sequence ATGACGACCCCGACGCCGACCACACCGTTCGCCGACCCGGCGCCCGCGCAGCGCGTGGAGCGGGCGGCCGCCGCACTGGCCGCACACGGTTTCACCGTGGAAATCCTCGACGACGTCGCCGCCGCGCGTACCCGTGTCAGGGATCTGATCCCGGAGGGCGCGAGCGTGTTCACCGGGGCCAGCGAGACCCTCCGTCTGTCCGGCATCGACGGGGACATCAACGCCGGCGGGCGGTACCAGGCCATCAAGCCGCGCGTCCTGGCCATGGACCGCGCCAAGGACGCCGACGACATCCGGCGGCTGCTCGCCGGCCCCGACGTCGTTGTGGGCAGCGTCGCCGCGGTCACCGAGACCGGCTCCCTCGTGGTCGCCTCGGGCAGCGGAAGCCAGCTGCCCGCCTACGCCGGTGGCGCCGCCCGCGCGATCTGGATCGTCGGGGCGCAGAAGGTGGTGCCCGACCTGGACACCGCGCTGCGGCGGGTCGAGGAACACTGCCTCCCGCTGGAGAACGTCCGCACCCAGAAGGCCTACGGGTGGCCCAGCGCCGTCAACCGCCTTCTCGTCCTCAACGGGGAGTACCAACCCGGACGCGGCACCGTCCTGCTGCTCCGCGAAGCCATCGGATTCTGA